In Candidatus Roseilinea sp., one DNA window encodes the following:
- a CDS encoding phytanoyl-CoA dioxygenase yields the protein MSIFTPADLDFFRENGYVIVHDAVPPENLQAVIDAIFDFLGMDPNDPEDWYRPPHRPNGMVELYQHQALWNNRQHPRVHQAFAEIYGTEALWVSEDRACMKPPQHLAHPEYDHKGFVHWDVDTSKLPLPFRVQGVRALTDTSADMGGFQCVPGFHRDLERWIAMQPADRNPYVPDLNALPPGMRVTPIPMRAGDLLIWDTLLAHGNGHNVSDKPRLAQYITMFPVGSEEERLARIERWRNRQKPPHDRAFPGDPRRLEELYGKTAELTPLGRKLLGLDRW from the coding sequence ATGAGCATCTTTACGCCCGCCGACTTGGATTTCTTCCGCGAGAACGGCTATGTGATCGTGCATGATGCTGTGCCGCCCGAAAACCTGCAGGCCGTGATTGACGCGATCTTCGACTTCCTCGGCATGGACCCGAACGACCCGGAGGATTGGTACCGACCGCCCCACCGGCCCAACGGCATGGTCGAGCTCTATCAGCATCAGGCGCTGTGGAACAATCGCCAGCACCCGCGCGTGCACCAGGCCTTCGCCGAGATCTACGGCACGGAGGCGCTGTGGGTCAGCGAGGACCGCGCCTGCATGAAGCCGCCGCAGCATCTGGCCCACCCCGAATACGACCACAAAGGTTTCGTGCACTGGGACGTGGACACCAGTAAGCTGCCCCTGCCCTTCCGCGTGCAGGGCGTCCGGGCGCTCACCGACACCAGCGCAGATATGGGCGGCTTTCAGTGCGTGCCGGGCTTCCACCGTGACCTGGAACGGTGGATCGCGATGCAGCCGGCCGATCGTAACCCCTACGTGCCGGACTTGAACGCCCTGCCGCCGGGCATGCGCGTCACGCCAATTCCGATGCGCGCCGGCGACCTGCTGATCTGGGACACCCTGCTGGCGCACGGCAACGGCCACAACGTCTCCGACAAGCCGCGCCTGGCGCAATACATCACTATGTTCCCCGTGGGCAGCGAGGAAGAGCGGCTGGCGCGCATCGAGCGCTGGCGCAACCGGCAAAAGCCACCCCACGACCGCGCCTTCCCCGGCGACCCGCGCCGGCTGGAGGAGCTGTATGGGAAGACGGCCGAGTTGACGCCGCTCGGCCGCAAGTTGCTCGGCTTGGATCGCTGGTAG
- a CDS encoding nuclease, protein MLVTVIKRIVFPLIALLSVVGVLAFFLSGSPSTVPDGEDARVVHVVDGDTIHVEIAGQTYRVRYIGIDAPESTTTTECFGREATNFNRALVAGQRLRLERDVNDTDRYGRLLRYAYLPDGRMVNEVLVREGYALARSFPPDVKHQDRLRDAERDARQARRGLWGRC, encoded by the coding sequence ATGCTTGTCACCGTGATCAAGCGCATCGTCTTTCCCCTTATCGCTTTGCTCTCCGTGGTCGGCGTCTTGGCGTTCTTTCTATCCGGCTCGCCCAGCACCGTGCCGGACGGCGAAGATGCGCGCGTCGTGCATGTCGTGGATGGCGACACCATCCACGTCGAGATCGCCGGCCAGACCTACCGCGTGCGCTATATCGGCATTGACGCGCCGGAGAGCACGACCACGACCGAGTGTTTCGGCCGTGAGGCGACCAACTTCAACCGCGCGCTGGTGGCCGGTCAGCGCTTACGCCTGGAGCGTGACGTGAACGATACCGATCGCTACGGACGACTGCTGCGCTACGCCTACTTGCCCGACGGGCGCATGGTGAACGAAGTGCTGGTGCGCGAGGGCTATGCGCTGGCGCGCTCGTTTCCGCCGGATGTGAAGCACCAGGATCGCCTGCGCGACGCCGAACGCGATGCCCGCCAGGCGCGCCGCGGATTGTGGGGGAGGTGCTGA
- the xerD gene encoding tyrosine recombinase XerD: MTPDAPSPTVVTDALAQAFLASLHDASDNTRAAYKAGLSLAVEAKLKLDEDVLQRFSDFLAKRKFARATRRLYLASLRRLLEWMDAHDLLPAGFNRAKAEAKLRVSRGDARAGYRHRAIDPDLPRIITYYDEQPLPEPDGKSNERHWRRWRSTTKRLELLRDRAIMHTLYASAGRVSEVASLTRAQVADGRAGEVLITGKGNKQRMLFLTPEAQAAIRAYCNERDDPYPALFISHRRNKGQPLTRMSIWRAVKRAAKALGLSKAASPHAFRHYRATQLLNEGMPLESVQAYLGHASPETTRIVYAHTRTAVLRDQLNTYGLSAKEAAGRKQG, translated from the coding sequence ATGACGCCGGACGCCCCATCGCCCACCGTCGTGACCGACGCGCTCGCGCAGGCTTTCCTTGCCTCGCTCCACGACGCCAGCGACAACACGCGCGCAGCCTACAAGGCCGGCTTGTCGCTGGCGGTCGAAGCCAAACTGAAATTGGACGAAGACGTGTTGCAGCGCTTCAGCGATTTCCTGGCCAAGCGTAAGTTCGCCCGCGCCACGCGCCGGCTGTATCTGGCCTCGCTACGCCGGCTGCTCGAGTGGATGGACGCACACGACCTATTACCCGCTGGATTCAACCGCGCCAAGGCCGAGGCCAAGTTGCGCGTCTCGCGTGGCGATGCCCGCGCCGGCTATCGCCACCGCGCCATTGACCCTGACTTACCACGCATCATCACCTACTACGACGAACAGCCGCTGCCCGAGCCTGATGGCAAGTCGAACGAACGCCACTGGCGCCGGTGGCGTTCTACGACGAAGCGCTTGGAGCTACTCCGTGACCGGGCAATCATGCACACGCTCTATGCCTCGGCCGGCCGCGTGAGCGAAGTGGCTTCGCTCACGCGCGCCCAGGTGGCCGACGGCCGGGCAGGCGAAGTGCTGATCACCGGCAAGGGCAACAAGCAGCGTATGCTCTTCCTCACGCCGGAGGCGCAGGCAGCCATCCGCGCCTATTGCAACGAACGCGACGACCCCTACCCCGCCCTGTTCATCAGTCACCGACGCAATAAAGGCCAGCCGCTCACGCGCATGAGCATCTGGCGTGCGGTGAAACGTGCGGCGAAGGCGCTCGGCTTGAGCAAGGCCGCATCGCCGCATGCCTTCCGGCATTACCGTGCGACGCAACTCCTCAACGAAGGCATGCCGCTGGAGAGCGTGCAGGCGTATCTCGGCCATGCGTCGCCGGAGACCACGCGGATCGTCTACGCCCACACGCGCACGGCCGTGCTGCGCGACCAGCTCAACACCTATGGCCTGAGCGCGAAAGAAGCGGCGGGAAGAAAGCAGGGGTGA
- a CDS encoding acylphosphatase: protein MEDRTRLHAIVRGIVQGVNFRYYTQREAQRLLLTGWVRNRLDGAVEVVAEGTRAQLERLLDFLHSGPPMAHVSGVEATWQPATGEFTTFEVRG from the coding sequence ATGGAAGATCGAACTCGTCTTCATGCGATCGTGCGCGGCATCGTGCAGGGCGTGAATTTTCGCTACTACACCCAGCGCGAAGCACAGCGTCTGCTCTTGACCGGCTGGGTACGTAACCGGCTAGACGGCGCCGTCGAAGTCGTCGCCGAGGGGACACGTGCACAGCTCGAACGTTTGCTCGACTTCCTACATTCCGGCCCGCCCATGGCGCACGTCAGCGGCGTCGAGGCAACCTGGCAGCCGGCTACCGGCGAGTTCACCACGTTCGAGGTCAGGGGTTGA
- a CDS encoding xylulokinase, with protein MLSLGLDIGTTTITALAFDVVAMRVVAHAAALNDAACTPADKRAEGWAELDLDRAFDVALHALKQVVADLGSHAGRVHTIGVTGQMHGVAFLGRDLRPVRPAITWQDHRAQDMIPEFIVRAGGEGAFANMGCLPAAGYLGPTLYWLRRRDALPDAYACCIPDAIAAMLAAQPPVSDPTLAASTGLFDILHHRWDEALLNALEMPAHLLPPVVESGARVGHLQTGLAQRLGLPDHVVVGAALGDHQASLIGSRCDVPGQLHINIGTSGQVSLVVNHFAPAMAEHGIETRPFPGRRFILTGAALCGGDALALLRRFFADALVIFGAHVPDGDTMFAAMLTAAAGIPPGADGLRIWPTFDGARHRPGSSAAFTGLRRANFTPAHVIHATIEGIADELGAFYDAMHEAGFAGRSLAGAGNALRRNALLRQAVERRFGMPLHMPPWEAEAAVGAAILAARLNP; from the coding sequence ATGCTTTCCCTTGGCCTCGATATCGGCACGACGACCATCACCGCCCTCGCCTTCGACGTGGTAGCGATGCGCGTGGTTGCGCATGCTGCTGCACTGAACGATGCTGCCTGCACGCCTGCGGACAAACGCGCCGAAGGTTGGGCCGAGCTGGACCTAGATCGCGCATTCGATGTTGCTCTCCATGCGCTGAAACAGGTCGTGGCGGATCTCGGGTCGCACGCCGGCCGAGTGCACACGATCGGTGTGACCGGCCAGATGCACGGCGTGGCATTTCTAGGGCGCGATCTGCGTCCCGTTCGGCCGGCGATCACTTGGCAGGATCATCGGGCGCAAGACATGATCCCTGAGTTCATCGTCCGCGCAGGTGGGGAAGGGGCATTCGCGAATATGGGCTGCCTGCCCGCTGCCGGCTATCTGGGGCCGACGCTCTATTGGCTGCGCCGGCGCGATGCCTTGCCCGACGCATACGCCTGCTGCATCCCCGACGCCATCGCTGCCATGCTGGCAGCGCAGCCGCCGGTCAGCGACCCAACGTTGGCCGCCTCAACCGGCCTGTTCGATATCCTGCACCACCGATGGGATGAGGCACTCCTGAACGCGCTCGAGATGCCGGCGCACCTACTTCCGCCGGTCGTTGAGTCCGGGGCACGGGTGGGGCACCTGCAGACCGGCCTGGCGCAGCGCCTCGGCCTGCCGGATCACGTTGTGGTCGGCGCAGCGCTGGGCGATCATCAAGCCAGCCTCATCGGCAGCCGGTGCGACGTCCCCGGCCAGCTTCACATCAACATCGGGACGAGCGGCCAGGTCTCGCTGGTCGTCAACCACTTCGCACCGGCCATGGCGGAACATGGAATCGAGACGCGCCCGTTCCCGGGGCGACGCTTCATCTTGACCGGCGCGGCATTGTGCGGCGGCGACGCGCTGGCGCTCCTGCGGCGTTTCTTCGCCGATGCGCTCGTCATCTTCGGCGCACACGTGCCGGACGGTGACACGATGTTCGCGGCGATGCTTACCGCAGCGGCCGGCATTCCCCCCGGCGCAGATGGGCTGCGCATCTGGCCGACCTTCGACGGCGCGCGCCATCGCCCGGGGTCGAGCGCCGCGTTCACTGGCCTGCGCCGTGCCAACTTCACGCCGGCACATGTCATCCACGCGACCATCGAGGGCATCGCGGATGAACTCGGCGCGTTCTATGACGCAATGCACGAAGCCGGTTTCGCGGGCCGGTCGCTGGCCGGAGCAGGCAACGCGCTCAGGCGCAACGCGCTGCTGCGCCAGGCCGTCGAGCGGCGCTTCGGGATGCCGCTGCACATGCCGCCGTGGGAAGCGGAGGCGGCCGTCGGTGCGGCGATCTTGGCTGCTCGGCTCAACCCCTGA